In one window of Comamonas testosteroni DNA:
- a CDS encoding substrate-binding domain-containing protein, with protein MEHLLQTSLTSLTRRDWLRSLAALGMAGGPALAAGAQPASDAGIQVAAVGGLVLCGVWPRVAEQASHALTMPVTTVAAAPKEGVVPAFARGQAQMLLIHASDEAMALEASGMAGSARVWGWNEHVIAGPAHDPAGVRSAADGTQALQRIAQTGTPFIALRDPGSYTVMQRLWRRGGIRPDARWLRADTGPRPQAVLELAAREQAYAVVGHIPLAFGKMGAPGIELLLHGDPLMRRPYVLLTPGPRHPATAQQRQAAGLLAEYLLSAPGQRALEAASGVNGPWVFARDSVPAGMSAGVDGQT; from the coding sequence ATGGAACACCTGCTTCAGACATCGCTGACCTCGCTGACAAGACGTGACTGGCTGCGGAGTCTGGCGGCCCTGGGCATGGCCGGCGGCCCGGCCCTGGCGGCGGGAGCGCAACCCGCTTCGGACGCCGGCATACAGGTGGCGGCCGTGGGCGGGCTCGTGCTGTGCGGCGTGTGGCCGCGCGTGGCCGAGCAGGCCAGCCACGCCCTGACCATGCCGGTCACCACCGTGGCGGCCGCACCCAAGGAGGGCGTGGTGCCCGCCTTCGCGCGCGGCCAGGCGCAGATGCTGCTGATCCACGCCAGCGACGAAGCCATGGCACTGGAGGCCAGCGGCATGGCTGGCTCTGCGCGCGTCTGGGGCTGGAACGAGCATGTCATTGCCGGCCCCGCTCATGACCCCGCCGGCGTGCGTTCGGCCGCTGACGGCACGCAGGCGCTGCAGCGCATTGCCCAGACCGGCACCCCCTTTATCGCGCTGCGCGATCCCGGCAGCTATACCGTGATGCAGCGTCTGTGGCGGCGCGGGGGCATACGCCCCGATGCGCGCTGGCTGCGCGCCGACACCGGCCCGCGACCACAGGCCGTGCTGGAGCTGGCTGCGCGCGAGCAGGCCTACGCCGTGGTCGGCCATATTCCCCTGGCCTTCGGCAAGATGGGCGCCCCCGGCATAGAGCTGCTGCTGCACGGCGATCCGCTGATGCGCAGACCCTATGTGCTGCTCACACCGGGCCCGCGCCATCCGGCCACAGCGCAGCAGCGCCAGGCGGCTGGCCTTTTGGCCGAGTACCTGCTGTCTGCGCCCGGCCAGCGTGCGCTGGAAGCGGCCAGCGGTGTGAACGGTCCTTGGGTGTTTGCGCGCGACAGCGTGCCCGCCGGCATGAGCGCCGGTGTCGATGGACAGACTTGA
- a CDS encoding DUF2478 domain-containing protein → MSTAMTPPLAALIYPDERHDIEDLLEGVARRLQQSGRSVGGLVHRQSCYANGNKCMRLVDLRSGQQFEMTEDLGAASRACSLNPQALARASEVLRQALADGVELAVVNCFGQLEAAGGGFVQEIAAFVEAGIPVITAVAARHEAGWQSFTGGAFVRLPVDEQALLHWCRQQLQREDPGDRSC, encoded by the coding sequence ATGAGCACCGCTATGACGCCGCCGCTGGCGGCATTGATTTACCCCGATGAGCGGCACGATATCGAGGACTTGCTGGAAGGCGTGGCGCGGCGGCTGCAGCAGTCGGGCCGCAGCGTGGGCGGGCTGGTGCATCGGCAAAGCTGCTATGCCAACGGCAACAAATGCATGCGTCTCGTGGATCTGCGCAGCGGCCAGCAGTTCGAGATGACCGAGGATCTGGGCGCGGCCTCGCGGGCCTGCAGCCTCAATCCTCAGGCCCTGGCCCGGGCCAGCGAGGTGCTGCGCCAGGCGCTGGCCGATGGTGTGGAGCTGGCCGTCGTCAACTGCTTCGGCCAGCTCGAAGCCGCCGGCGGCGGGTTTGTCCAGGAGATCGCCGCCTTTGTCGAGGCCGGCATTCCCGTGATCACGGCCGTGGCGGCCCGCCACGAGGCCGGCTGGCAGAGCTTTACCGGCGGCGCCTTCGTGCGCCTGCCGGTCGATGAACAGGCACTGCTGCACTGGTGCCGCCAGCAGCTGCAGCGCGAAGACCCGGGAGACCGGTCATGCTGA
- a CDS encoding YeiH family protein: MNTTTLKNSAPSQGWMHKTGGMIPGLLLAGAIAAVATWAAQFPVIKNNGLSALTLAIIIGLLIGNTVYPAIASQCASGIAFTKARLLRTGIVLYGLRLTFQDIGQVGMAGVVIDALVLSSTFLLAQWIGQKLLGMDKRTTMLVGAGASICGAAAVLATEPVVKGRAEDVAVAVATVVVFGTIGTFLYPALFHWNAEYGWIDTSMQQYGVFVGSTVHEVAQVVAAGEAIGSQAADTAVIAKMVRVMMLAPFLLVLSMWLTRSERALGVNNGQPANRITIPWFAVGFVAMAGVNSLGVLPKEVVSVGIQLDNALLALAMAALGLTTHIRAVRAAGTRPLILALALFAWLLVAGLVLNLWIPTLF; encoded by the coding sequence ATGAACACTACAACACTGAAAAACTCCGCACCCTCGCAAGGCTGGATGCACAAGACCGGCGGGATGATCCCCGGCCTGCTGCTGGCGGGCGCCATCGCTGCCGTGGCCACCTGGGCCGCGCAGTTTCCGGTCATCAAGAACAACGGCCTGAGCGCGTTGACGCTGGCCATCATCATCGGTCTGCTGATCGGCAACACCGTCTATCCCGCCATCGCCAGCCAGTGTGCCAGCGGCATCGCCTTCACCAAGGCCCGCCTGCTGCGCACCGGCATCGTGCTCTACGGTCTGCGCCTGACCTTCCAGGACATCGGCCAGGTCGGCATGGCCGGCGTGGTGATCGATGCGCTGGTGCTGTCCAGCACCTTTTTGCTGGCGCAGTGGATAGGCCAGAAGCTGCTGGGCATGGACAAGCGAACCACCATGCTGGTGGGGGCCGGCGCCTCCATCTGCGGCGCTGCCGCCGTGCTGGCCACCGAACCCGTGGTCAAGGGCCGCGCAGAAGACGTGGCCGTGGCCGTGGCCACCGTGGTGGTGTTCGGCACCATCGGCACCTTTCTCTACCCGGCGCTGTTTCACTGGAATGCCGAGTACGGCTGGATAGACACCAGCATGCAGCAGTACGGCGTTTTCGTCGGCTCCACCGTGCATGAGGTGGCCCAGGTCGTGGCCGCCGGCGAAGCCATCGGCAGCCAGGCCGCAGACACGGCCGTGATCGCCAAGATGGTGCGCGTGATGATGCTGGCCCCCTTCCTGCTGGTGCTGTCCATGTGGCTGACACGCAGCGAGCGGGCCCTGGGTGTGAACAACGGCCAGCCCGCCAACCGGATCACCATTCCCTGGTTTGCCGTGGGCTTCGTGGCCATGGCCGGCGTCAACTCCCTGGGCGTGCTGCCCAAGGAAGTGGTCAGCGTCGGCATTCAACTCGACAACGCGCTGCTGGCCCTGGCCATGGCCGCTCTGGGCCTGACCACCCATATCCGCGCCGTGCGCGCTGCCGGCACCCGGCCGCTGATTCTGGCCCTGGCTTTGTTCGCCTGGCTGCTGGTCGCCGGACTGGTACTGAATCTCTGGATTCCGACACTGTTTTGA
- a CDS encoding TonB-dependent receptor plug domain-containing protein has product MGTAWAQVAAAGAAEAASQTFTLGTVEVSVRREAEELGAGDMQRVSSAEMERSNASTVADAVRNLPGVSLSRNIRNEEMINLRGFDSRQVPIFVDGVPLYVPYDGYVDLGRFTTFDLAEINVAKAGASLLYGPNTLGGAVNLVTRKPVKPFEGDVRLGVGSGGERRASFNLGGNQGNWYYQLGASYLEADSFPLPRGFRDYKKQPTDTGSKRENADRTDKRLSFKLGLTPNATDEYAIGYVRQEGEKGNPVYTGQSTQKNAVRYWRWPYWDKDSLYFLSTTRLNSSNVLKTRLYHDTYKNGLDMYKDASYTAHDPTSGYKDVSKGASVEWVNYAFSGHELHAAFHYKQDEHTDAASGKDPQKHYRDVTTSLVLEDHIALAERWRLTLGLSHDQRDARQVYQWPTGSTSATNGLARLSYALTAQGDEVYLIASHKSRFATIKDRYSARMGTALANPDLKPEVASHLELGLSGKPWQGGKGQAAVFYSRVRDQIQTMVVDSTACGGKTCNQAQNVGRTRNVGFEVSLAQQLSAQWAVHAGYTYLSRTNLSDRSITLTDTPRQRLTAALQWSPQAQWQLRAELEAEQGRKVPLSASGQAQVYQMAGYGVANLRARYLPRPDTTLDFGVANLGDKWYQLADGLPMPGRSWYVNLGYRF; this is encoded by the coding sequence ATGGGCACGGCCTGGGCGCAGGTGGCAGCTGCGGGCGCAGCCGAAGCCGCGAGCCAGACCTTCACGCTGGGTACGGTGGAAGTCAGCGTGCGGCGCGAGGCCGAGGAGCTCGGGGCCGGCGACATGCAGCGTGTATCCAGTGCCGAAATGGAGCGCAGCAACGCCAGCACCGTGGCCGATGCCGTGCGCAATCTTCCTGGCGTGAGCCTGTCGCGCAACATCCGCAACGAGGAAATGATCAATCTGCGCGGCTTCGATTCGCGTCAGGTGCCCATCTTTGTGGACGGCGTGCCGCTGTACGTGCCCTATGACGGCTATGTGGATCTGGGCCGCTTCACCACCTTCGACCTGGCCGAGATCAACGTGGCCAAGGCCGGAGCCTCGCTGCTCTACGGCCCCAATACGCTGGGCGGCGCCGTCAATCTGGTCACGCGCAAACCGGTCAAGCCCTTCGAGGGCGACGTGCGCCTCGGAGTGGGCAGCGGCGGCGAGCGCAGGGCGAGCTTCAACCTGGGCGGCAACCAGGGCAACTGGTACTACCAGCTGGGTGCCTCCTACCTGGAGGCCGACAGCTTTCCTCTGCCCCGGGGCTTCAGGGATTACAAGAAGCAGCCCACCGATACCGGCAGCAAGCGCGAGAACGCCGACCGCACCGACAAGCGCCTGTCCTTCAAGCTCGGACTCACGCCCAATGCCACGGACGAATACGCCATCGGCTATGTGCGCCAGGAAGGCGAGAAGGGCAATCCGGTCTACACCGGCCAGTCCACGCAGAAGAACGCCGTGCGTTACTGGCGCTGGCCCTACTGGGACAAGGACAGCCTGTATTTCCTGAGCACCACCCGTCTGAACAGCAGCAATGTGCTCAAGACGCGCCTCTACCACGACACCTACAAAAACGGTCTCGACATGTACAAGGACGCCAGCTACACGGCCCACGATCCGACCAGCGGCTACAAGGACGTGAGCAAGGGGGCCAGCGTGGAGTGGGTCAACTACGCCTTCTCCGGTCATGAGCTGCATGCGGCCTTCCACTACAAGCAGGACGAGCACACCGACGCGGCTTCGGGCAAGGACCCGCAGAAGCACTACCGCGATGTGACCACCTCGCTGGTGCTCGAGGATCACATCGCCCTGGCCGAGCGCTGGCGCCTGACGCTGGGCCTGAGCCACGACCAGCGCGATGCCAGGCAGGTCTACCAGTGGCCCACGGGCTCCACCAGCGCCACCAACGGCCTGGCACGCCTGAGCTATGCGCTCACGGCCCAGGGCGACGAGGTCTATCTGATTGCCTCGCACAAGAGCCGCTTTGCGACCATCAAGGACCGCTATTCGGCACGCATGGGAACGGCCCTGGCCAACCCCGACCTCAAGCCCGAGGTGGCCAGCCATCTGGAGCTGGGCCTGAGCGGCAAGCCCTGGCAGGGCGGCAAGGGACAGGCGGCCGTGTTCTACAGCCGGGTGCGCGACCAGATCCAGACCATGGTTGTGGACTCCACGGCCTGCGGCGGCAAGACCTGCAACCAGGCGCAGAACGTGGGACGCACGCGCAATGTCGGTTTTGAGGTGTCGCTGGCGCAGCAGCTGTCGGCCCAATGGGCTGTGCATGCGGGCTACACCTATCTGAGCCGCACCAATCTCAGCGATCGCAGCATCACGCTGACGGACACGCCGCGCCAGCGCCTGACGGCGGCCCTGCAATGGAGTCCGCAGGCCCAGTGGCAGCTGCGTGCCGAGCTGGAGGCAGAACAGGGCCGCAAGGTGCCGCTGTCGGCCAGCGGACAGGCACAGGTCTATCAGATGGCCGGCTACGGCGTGGCCAATCTGCGTGCGCGCTATCTGCCGCGCCCGGACACCACGCTGGACTTCGGCGTGGCCAATCTGGGCGACAAGTGGTATCAGCTGGCCGACGGTCTGCCCATGCCGGGGCGCAGCTGGTACGTGAATCTGGGCTACCGGTTCTGA
- a CDS encoding ABC transporter ATP-binding protein has translation MAVLDLLGLRTGHGRRVVSESVDLSISTGEVLCLLGPNGCGKTTLFRTVLGLLPPLAGRVLVQGQPVQHWPRAEFARRVGYVPQAQAGVFAFEALDMVLMGRAARLPLLARPCGADRAMALACMERLQIAHLAARRYTELSGGERQLVLIARALAQEPALLVMDEPTASLDFGNQIRVLEQIEALSAQGMAMLLSTHQPEHGLRVASRIALLGHGRLLGVGEPRAVAAPAALAELYGVSEAAIAAHLSGGR, from the coding sequence ATGGCGGTGCTGGACTTGCTCGGGCTGCGCACCGGCCACGGTCGCCGTGTGGTCAGCGAATCGGTGGACCTGTCCATTTCCACCGGCGAGGTGCTTTGTCTGCTGGGCCCCAACGGCTGCGGCAAGACCACGCTGTTTCGAACGGTTCTGGGCCTGCTGCCGCCGCTGGCGGGGCGGGTGCTGGTGCAGGGCCAGCCGGTGCAGCACTGGCCGCGCGCGGAGTTCGCGCGCCGCGTCGGCTATGTGCCCCAGGCACAGGCCGGAGTGTTTGCCTTCGAGGCGCTGGACATGGTGCTCATGGGCCGCGCTGCGCGCCTGCCCCTGCTGGCCAGGCCCTGCGGCGCGGACCGCGCCATGGCACTGGCCTGCATGGAGCGGCTGCAGATCGCACATCTGGCCGCACGCCGCTACACGGAGCTCAGCGGCGGCGAGCGGCAACTGGTGCTGATTGCGCGCGCGCTGGCGCAGGAGCCGGCGCTGCTGGTCATGGACGAGCCCACGGCCAGCCTGGACTTCGGCAACCAGATTCGCGTGCTGGAGCAGATCGAGGCGCTGAGCGCCCAGGGCATGGCCATGCTGCTGTCCACCCACCAGCCCGAGCACGGCTTGCGTGTGGCCAGCCGGATCGCTCTGCTGGGCCATGGGCGACTGCTGGGCGTGGGCGAGCCGCGCGCCGTGGCCGCGCCCGCAGCGCTGGCTGAGCTCTATGGTGTCAGCGAGGCGGCGATTGCCGCCCATCTATCGGGCGGCCGCTGA
- a CDS encoding iron ABC transporter substrate-binding protein: protein MLTRRQWLQAGAATLASGLHQSGAWAQDGGSVIAARFGSLPARPGRVFASGPPAGVLLAALAPQQLLGWPMQLSDAARAHLGAPLQALPYLGRLSGRGSTLPLEKLLALQPDLVLDSGTSDATHVSAAERLARQTGLACVLVQGSLPEHAHQLREVGALLGAAERGRALARHADEVAALVRAVTAGLGEQARPRVYLGRGANGLETGLAGSINVEVIEYAGGRNVAAQAGRGGLTRVSMEQILAWDPEVILTQESGFAERVRQDPLWRGVSAVRSGRVHCAPVLPFGWLDGPPSVNRLIGVRWLLEKLHPGRFAQQGVKALEQAVSEFHALFYGVQLSSAQLHGLLQLAR from the coding sequence ATGCTGACGCGGCGCCAATGGCTGCAGGCCGGTGCTGCGACGTTGGCCTCGGGCCTGCATCAGAGCGGGGCCTGGGCGCAGGATGGCGGCTCGGTCATTGCAGCGCGCTTTGGCTCGCTGCCGGCACGGCCTGGCCGCGTGTTCGCTTCGGGGCCGCCGGCAGGCGTGCTGCTGGCCGCGCTGGCGCCTCAGCAGCTGCTGGGCTGGCCCATGCAGCTCAGCGACGCGGCGCGCGCCCATCTGGGTGCGCCACTGCAGGCTTTGCCCTATCTCGGGCGCCTGTCGGGCCGTGGCAGCACGCTGCCGCTCGAAAAGCTGCTGGCGCTGCAACCCGATCTGGTGCTGGACTCCGGGACCTCCGACGCCACCCATGTCTCTGCCGCCGAACGCCTGGCGCGCCAGACGGGCCTGGCCTGCGTGCTGGTGCAAGGCAGCCTGCCCGAACATGCGCACCAGCTGCGCGAGGTCGGCGCCCTGCTGGGTGCGGCCGAGCGCGGCCGGGCCCTGGCCCGCCATGCGGACGAGGTCGCGGCTCTGGTGCGCGCCGTGACTGCCGGACTCGGTGAGCAGGCCCGGCCGCGTGTCTATCTGGGGCGCGGCGCCAACGGTCTGGAAACCGGGCTGGCCGGCTCCATCAATGTCGAGGTGATCGAGTATGCGGGCGGTCGCAATGTGGCGGCCCAGGCCGGCAGGGGCGGACTCACGCGCGTGTCCATGGAGCAGATCCTGGCCTGGGACCCCGAAGTCATACTGACCCAGGAGTCGGGCTTTGCCGAGCGCGTGCGCCAGGATCCCTTGTGGCGCGGCGTCAGCGCCGTGCGCAGCGGCCGTGTGCACTGCGCGCCCGTGCTGCCCTTTGGCTGGCTGGACGGCCCGCCCAGCGTGAACCGGCTGATCGGCGTGCGCTGGCTGCTTGAGAAGCTGCATCCGGGCCGCTTCGCCCAGCAAGGTGTCAAAGCCCTGGAGCAGGCGGTGAGCGAGTTCCATGCGCTGTTCTATGGTGTGCAGCTGTCGTCGGCCCAGCTGCATGGGCTGCTGCAGCTGGCGCGCTGA
- a CDS encoding FUSC family protein, with amino-acid sequence MSVAAYDRLLESATRWGFDSARLRQHLRTAFAACIAVFAAWALGLEHPQWAGMTVWAASQPLRGQLLEKSFFRTTGTLVGTAAGVVLVLVANGDLLWLVTGLAVWIGICAGMGNLQRSFASYGTMLAGYSASMVALLDNGNPAHVYALGWDRLFTALTGVAAALVVGWLFTPVSAEIPGDGRVRRLCARLLRDIADAAQATASGHSALSPRDLAERLVVMAAIEEGLDPHAAGSQRSRRAVRALRRLINTQISALLWLRDSAGKTLTAEFSPDHAQAMTAALRQAAKLLETQPAPLAAIDAIATARNAAAGWGHAEEILGNIGLALQAHFVAASDLTLPAHHRARQLPVVLHSDWVGARRAMLRAFSSIFLVGLIWVVTGWHGGAYMLLGLSVMITVFSSFENPAFTMRFVILGQAMGAGVALACQWFAWPFANSQLQMVLMMLPFIFLGALLLSHRRTTLYGFDCNMVILLALSPHFPYQLDVGHSLSMAFAIVTGPLAGWAAYRFILPVTAQGRLDGLRAMMVHELQDMASAPAHARDVRVWRARLYHRLLRLVRACEKVSAPAVQDAADCGLAALRVGKAVLILHQLQADVLLSESTLRVVHSALQRLQQLPSAPARAVPLLQGLARRIQQRQPEQALQLRLAAQDIYEHPAFFASSASLR; translated from the coding sequence ATGAGCGTGGCAGCCTACGACCGCCTGCTGGAGAGTGCTACGCGATGGGGCTTTGACAGCGCCCGCCTGCGCCAGCATCTGCGCACGGCTTTTGCCGCCTGCATTGCCGTGTTCGCCGCCTGGGCCCTGGGGCTGGAGCACCCGCAATGGGCAGGCATGACGGTCTGGGCCGCCTCCCAGCCGCTGCGCGGCCAACTGCTGGAGAAAAGCTTTTTCCGCACCACGGGCACGCTGGTCGGAACGGCTGCCGGCGTAGTGCTGGTGCTGGTGGCCAATGGCGATCTGCTCTGGCTGGTCACGGGACTGGCGGTGTGGATCGGCATTTGCGCGGGCATGGGCAATCTGCAGCGCAGCTTTGCCTCCTACGGCACCATGCTGGCCGGCTATTCGGCCTCCATGGTGGCTTTGCTGGACAACGGCAACCCTGCCCATGTCTACGCGCTGGGCTGGGATCGCCTGTTTACCGCCCTGACCGGCGTGGCCGCCGCCCTGGTCGTAGGCTGGCTGTTCACGCCCGTGAGCGCCGAAATACCCGGTGACGGCCGGGTGCGCCGGCTCTGCGCCCGTCTGCTGCGCGACATCGCCGACGCCGCCCAGGCCACGGCCAGCGGGCATAGCGCCCTCAGCCCCAGGGACCTGGCCGAGCGCCTTGTCGTGATGGCTGCCATCGAGGAAGGGTTGGACCCCCATGCCGCAGGCTCGCAGCGTTCGCGCCGCGCCGTGCGGGCGCTGCGCCGCCTGATCAATACCCAGATCTCGGCCCTGCTCTGGCTGCGCGACAGCGCGGGCAAGACCCTCACGGCCGAGTTCTCGCCCGACCACGCCCAAGCCATGACGGCTGCACTGAGGCAAGCTGCCAAGCTGCTGGAAACCCAGCCCGCACCGCTGGCCGCCATCGACGCCATTGCCACGGCCCGCAACGCCGCCGCAGGCTGGGGCCATGCCGAAGAGATTCTGGGCAATATCGGCCTGGCCCTGCAGGCCCACTTTGTGGCTGCCAGCGACCTGACTCTGCCAGCCCACCATCGCGCACGTCAGTTGCCCGTGGTCCTGCACAGCGACTGGGTGGGCGCGCGCCGGGCCATGCTGCGGGCATTCAGCTCCATTTTTCTGGTCGGCCTGATCTGGGTGGTCACCGGCTGGCATGGCGGCGCCTATATGTTGCTGGGCCTGTCGGTGATGATCACCGTGTTCTCCTCTTTCGAGAACCCGGCCTTCACCATGCGCTTTGTGATTCTGGGTCAGGCCATGGGCGCGGGCGTGGCGCTGGCCTGCCAGTGGTTTGCCTGGCCGTTTGCCAACAGCCAGTTGCAGATGGTGCTGATGATGCTGCCCTTTATCTTCCTTGGCGCCCTGCTGCTCAGCCACCGCCGCACCACGCTGTACGGCTTCGACTGCAATATGGTGATCCTGCTGGCACTGTCGCCGCATTTCCCCTATCAGCTCGATGTGGGCCACTCGCTGTCCATGGCTTTTGCCATCGTTACCGGCCCGCTGGCCGGCTGGGCGGCCTATCGCTTCATCCTGCCCGTCACCGCGCAAGGCAGGCTGGACGGCCTGCGCGCCATGATGGTCCATGAGCTGCAGGACATGGCCTCGGCCCCGGCGCACGCCCGAGACGTGCGCGTGTGGCGCGCCCGCCTCTACCACCGCCTGCTGCGCCTGGTGCGTGCCTGCGAAAAAGTCAGCGCCCCCGCCGTGCAGGACGCGGCCGACTGCGGCCTGGCCGCGCTGCGGGTGGGCAAGGCCGTGCTGATCCTGCACCAGTTGCAAGCGGATGTACTCCTGTCCGAAAGCACCTTGCGCGTTGTGCACAGCGCGCTGCAGAGACTGCAACAACTGCCCAGCGCTCCCGCCAGGGCCGTGCCGCTGCTGCAAGGCCTGGCCCGGCGCATACAGCAGCGCCAGCCAGAGCAGGCGCTGCAACTGCGACTCGCTGCCCAGGACATCTACGAGCATCCGGCCTTCTTTGCCTCCAGCGCCTCGTTGCGCTGA
- a CDS encoding MarR family winged helix-turn-helix transcriptional regulator: protein MSFADAPSRDRLGFLMVTLTRQWRRFVEEQLAASGLTDATWTPLLHLRAWGDGVTQKELAERVGLDGSSLVRLLDILEGKGWVERRADAADRRSKRIFLTAAGNSAVDSIRATMLEAELSLLQDLEDSEVEAMLGGVNKIRARIEQMHEQHSAQAHCGTEERA from the coding sequence ATGTCTTTTGCCGATGCTCCCTCCCGCGACCGCCTGGGCTTTCTCATGGTCACCCTGACCCGCCAATGGCGGCGCTTTGTCGAAGAACAGCTGGCCGCCAGCGGCCTGACCGACGCCACCTGGACGCCGCTGTTGCACCTGCGCGCCTGGGGTGACGGCGTGACGCAAAAGGAACTGGCCGAGCGCGTGGGGCTGGACGGCTCCAGCCTGGTTCGCCTGCTGGACATTCTTGAGGGCAAGGGCTGGGTGGAGCGCCGTGCCGATGCGGCCGACCGCCGCAGCAAGCGCATCTTTCTCACTGCCGCAGGCAATAGCGCCGTGGACAGCATCCGCGCCACCATGCTCGAAGCCGAGCTCAGTCTGCTGCAGGACCTTGAGGACTCCGAGGTCGAAGCCATGCTGGGCGGCGTCAACAAGATTCGCGCCCGCATCGAGCAGATGCACGAGCAGCACTCGGCCCAAGCCCATTGCGGCACCGAGGAGCGCGCATGA
- a CDS encoding FecCD family ABC transporter permease: MGWWLALLLLALVLLWALGSGQFALAPAQLAEALWARAMGADSPLAPAAETVLWNIRLPRIAAGMAVGAMLGAAGAAYQGMFRNPLVSPDILGVSAGAGLGAVVAIYLGLSMFAVQWLAFGGGLVAVAVVVAVSACVRRHDPVLVLVLAGIALGALLGAGIALIKTLADPNTQLPSITFWLMGGLSAVTLQEVAATAPVMLAALLPLLLLRWRINLLALPDEEARALGAPVARLRLVLVVCATLGTAAAVSLAGIIGWVGLVVPHVARLLVGPDFVRLLPASALLGAGFVVVADTLARTMARIELPLGILTALVGAPFFLYLLARTGRREGQA, encoded by the coding sequence ATGGGTTGGTGGCTGGCCCTGCTCTTGCTGGCTCTGGTGCTGCTGTGGGCGCTGGGCTCGGGCCAGTTTGCGCTGGCGCCGGCACAACTGGCCGAAGCGCTATGGGCGCGGGCCATGGGGGCGGATTCGCCGCTGGCGCCAGCGGCCGAAACCGTGCTCTGGAACATCAGGCTGCCTCGCATCGCAGCCGGCATGGCGGTCGGTGCGATGCTGGGTGCGGCCGGTGCGGCCTACCAGGGCATGTTTCGCAACCCGCTGGTCTCGCCCGATATTCTGGGCGTGTCGGCCGGCGCGGGTCTGGGCGCCGTGGTCGCCATCTATCTGGGGCTGTCGATGTTCGCCGTGCAATGGCTGGCCTTTGGCGGCGGGCTGGTCGCCGTGGCTGTCGTGGTGGCCGTCAGCGCCTGCGTGCGCAGACATGATCCGGTGCTGGTTCTGGTGCTGGCCGGTATTGCGCTGGGCGCCTTGCTGGGGGCCGGCATTGCCCTGATCAAGACCCTGGCCGACCCGAACACCCAACTGCCGTCCATCACCTTCTGGCTCATGGGCGGCCTGTCGGCCGTGACGCTGCAGGAAGTGGCCGCCACGGCTCCCGTGATGCTGGCGGCCCTGCTGCCTTTGCTGCTGCTGCGCTGGCGCATCAACCTGCTGGCTCTGCCCGATGAGGAAGCGCGGGCTCTGGGCGCGCCGGTCGCGCGGCTGCGCCTGGTGCTGGTGGTTTGCGCCACGCTGGGCACGGCGGCGGCCGTGTCGCTGGCCGGCATCATCGGCTGGGTCGGGCTGGTGGTGCCGCATGTGGCGCGCCTGCTGGTCGGCCCCGATTTCGTGCGCCTGCTGCCGGCCTCGGCCCTGCTGGGCGCGGGCTTTGTGGTGGTGGCCGATACGTTGGCCCGCACCATGGCGCGCATCGAGCTGCCGCTGGGCATTTTGACGGCCCTGGTTGGCGCACCATTCTTTCTGTATCTGCTGGCCCGCACGGGTCGCCGTGAAGGACAGGCCTGA